The nucleotide window GCACGTGTCTAATAACAAGTATATCAGACTATTGGGTTACACTCTGGTCTTAAGGGCATGGCTTACTTTCACTTGGTAATGGCCTCCTTGTCTCTTGTTTCTCTTTTAATGAATAGATGATGAAGATAGCTGGAGGATTTGCTAATCATGTGGTTAATAAAAGTCCATCTAGATCAATCCAGTAAGAATACAGGAAGgactgattacattttattttgcaaacaatATGACACAAGTTTCAAGAGCTCAAAATACGTGCAAGTGCCATACATTTGTTATGGCACTTATGAACCAAATTCtattatccagagtgacttgctccatcaaaaaaatacattctcatGGTGGTTTCATTAGGACACAGACTAAGAATACCATCAAAACGGGGATGTGCTAATTTAAAAACCGATAAATGATGTTTGAAGACTGttagtgactcagctgtttgtTCCACCTTGGTTGTCTCGGAGGACAAAGAAGGCACTTGAAGCATTATGTTCcttgaacatgataaatagtgGGACTAGTTGAGCAGTGGTATGGgattagaaaaaaattacatctcAATGTACTTCTGAATTTGCATACATATAACCTGCATTTGTACCCAGCAAATAACATGTGTTGCTTAACACATTTGACATGAAATGTGGGagtaatcgttttttttttttttttttttggtgttcaAAAAAGATCTTTCTTTTAACTTGGTCACCTGCTAACAGCCAGCTTTCCTGTCACACAACAGCTACCAGAAATGGCTATTGGGAAAGTTTTAGGCTAAtgcatgctttttcttttttttttttttcttttttttaatatataaatacaacagCCACATCTGTGCGTGTTTATGCATCACAGGGCGGCTTAACACACACCGAGAGTAAAGCGTGATTTGCTCTCTTCTGCACACATGAGCTCCCAGGTGGCCAGTGTCCATGTAATTGAGTGGGGAGAGATCTCCTGAGAATAGGACCAAaggtttttctgtttctcaccACATTTCCAGTTTCACATAGATTCTTACTTTTTTGCTGTTTGGAGAATGCATGGATTAATAATgctaatcttttattttttagattgtgAGTGTGAGACTTGTGTAGTTAGACATTTCATAAAAGCTTAATGGTAGGATAGTTTTCAATACTTTACCCTTATTTACAAATTTCACTAGACTGTAATATAACAGAACAATGTGTTAGAAGATGGATTGGGGCCATTAGATGACCTGGCTGAAATGTTGCTATGATGACTGACTGCACTTCTGCCTGTTAGTTCAGTAAGGCTTTGTCTTTAGGACCAAAAAGCCAGAGCACATTTACTGTAGATTTTCTCAAGCAACACTGGCTGGGTGTTCAGTTCAGTTCCTGCTGGTTCTTATGGTAATCTCGattaataaactataaataactGTCGAAAGCTTCACCCAGTGCTTCCGCTCTGTGGTCATCCTTTTCCGTTTGATGATATATTTAGTTTTCAGGAAAAGAGGGAGGAAAACATCCTCTTCATGCTTGGGTTGTGTTTCTTTTGATTTCACAGTCTCATTCTCTTTAGCATAGTGAGGGATATAAATAATGGAACaatgtgaaatgcaaaaaaaaaaaaaaagaaccaggAAATCTTATATACAGGCAATGTTACATACTTTCACTTATCTCAGGATCAAGTTCATGGACTGTGTTTAAGCTCTGACTGCTTGGATGTTCTGTACTCTGTGTGGATAATGGAATGAAGTTGGGTCTTTATCAGTACAGTGTGTTGCAGGAGATTGGCACCCTGCTCTGTCTGGAGAGCTGAACACTGACAGCACGGAGGGCAATGATCATCTTAACAACTTTAAGGATTATCTTTAATTAAGCTCTAAATCAGTCTGGTTCAGGGCCAGCAGCACCGGCTTAAAGATTTAATTTCAATCTTAGTAAAGAGCGATCTTATcttctatttattataattacctGTGCAATAAAAATGCTATGTGTGAGGGTTTAGGATACGAGCTGCAACACAGATTCACAATAGCAACGTTGTCTTTTGAACTTTGCTCATAGTTCTTTTTTCCCCAGTATAAGCTTAGTCATTGAAGCATGCAACTGTTAGGGCCTTCATGGTGTAACTCTTGATacctgtctgcctgcctgtctgtcttatCAGCATATAGAATTACACAATTGTACCTAAGATAACCAGGACCTAATTTCTTAAGCTGCTACTTTAAAGTGCACTTGTGGCAAAGGTTTAAGTGATTATAGACACTGTAGTTCAGAGGTTCTTCAGCAGTTTTTGCAGTCAGGGACCACCTTAAGCTCTAAAATAATTATATGGACCCCCTaagcacaaatttattttacaaacacgatcgaatatacaaataataataattatttaaatatctgGGTTCCACTCAATTTTTACAgaacaattaatttttatttcatttgcctTTAGTTCTTAGTTACTTTATCTGTTATTGACATGACCTTATTCACGTCGAGAAACTGAAACACTCAGACCCGCTCCCTATGCCTCACCAGACCCCTTTGGTTCCCTAGACACCATTGTAAAAACCATTGCTCCAATTTAGCAAGTAAGCATATTTAACAGTATGCTTTTGTTCCTCTGTCAAATAAGGTTTGGTGAATGTGCTGATGTTCAGTATTCTATCTCTATTTTGCCTGTGTTTGTCATTTTGGATTGTGTTGACTAGATTTGTCAAAACAGATGGCAAGTATTTTAATTCCAGTGTGTTGATTTGGTAAGATTCATTTAGTCACATTGTCTTCAGGCGTATTTTTGTCTGcgtcttttttgttgtttccacATTTGAGTtgcaaaaaaaagccatttatCAGACCTCCATCTCACCAGCATGTGCAGCTCCTCAAATTGAAGGCTTTCAACAAATTTGGGCTTgtttttagttgatgagcatAATTAGAGCAATTCAGCAACCTCTTCTGTTCTCACAAACCCCCCCCCCTTACCGACCACCAGCTTTTCAGATAAATGAAGTTTTCCACCAGTGCCTCAGTGCAGGGAAGAGATGAGGCATTTTAgtgttgtataaatgtgtaaaaatggcTGTGGGCTGGCTTATAAGTAAGTAAGTGACTTTATGAGCTGTCTTGTTCAAGCTTCTCAGTATTTATGCTGCCCTGAATTCCTTCAATAAAAGAAAGAGTGACTAAATTCCAAACTCATAAAGATGGTAAGCGTCACACATTATTTCGACCAACTGTTCCGTTTGCACTTGTCGCAGGTGTGGTTTGCATACCGAAGTACTAAAATTACCATATTACTGTAAATCTTGATGATAGGGGCCGACCACAGTATTAGGCTAAAGAATAGGCTGTATGACCACTTGTATTATATCAGCTCTGTCAATCACCTCAATATCTCTAGTCTCTAAGCAGCTCACTATCTTTATCCTCTTCTCTCTGCTAAAGACCAATTTTTTCACCTTACAGATTCATGATCTATTCTAGTTGATTTTCTTGGATATTGGGCTCTTGGGACACTGGGCATGATGAGAGGCTAAATGTGAACCCTATTATTTAGTGTTGCTGGCCCTGCTGCTCACTCTGTTATTATAGACATCTGATGGTTTCAGCTGTTGCCAAAGGAACTGATGACCATAGTGCCTCAAATCCCCCCACAGGAGATTTCAGTGTAACTGCATACTTAATGATGATCAAAATGCGTCATGTAGGAACAGCTAGTTTAACAGAAATAATCGTAAAATAAAGTGTACCCCCATGACTGAATACATGTACTTGCATACATGTACAGCCGGATCTGTCATCTCTTTCCATTTTATGACGGTGAAGCAGTCAGTGTTGTCATTTTTGGCAtggtgcatgtttttttttccggtCCTCCTCTTAAAAAATCTCATTTACACTCCTGTCACCTTTAAAGTAAACCTTTgaacctttaaaaatgtatcttcTAACAGGAAAGTATTGATTACTTATGTTGACTAGTAATTATTTACTTACTGTAAATGTTTGGACTGTTGACAAGATTACATATAGTTTTATAAACTATATGtaaaacaatgaaatatttttctaaaCTGTTGTAGCAAGAAAAGCTGTAATGCCGATTATCGTTGTCATTTTCAGTGCCTGGATCCTGATATGTGTGCACTTGGATgtattgcataaaaaaaatttgcttcATTCACATAATTTCATTTTATGCTTTGAACTTTATCACACAGATTCTTTTGACTGTAGGATATTTAAAGgtgttaatttaataaaaataaatagcttATTGGCTTGATATTGCTGTTATTCTGATACGTCATAGTGAACTCTATCTCCCCCTCCCACTCTTACAGTTTGATAAATCGGATGCTGCAGAGGGACCCTAAGCACCGTGCCTCGCTGGAGGAGATTGAGAGCCATGCATGGCTGCAGGGTGTGGATCCATCTCCAGCCACCAAGTTCAGCACACCTCTTGTGTCCCACAAAAACCTTTCGGAGGAGGAACACAACTCGATCATCCAGCGCATGGTACTCGGAGACATTGCAGATCGAGAGGCCATCGTTGAGTAAGTGAAACTTCAGCTTGTCTGTTTAGAagacatttttgttttggttttataaCCTATCAATCTATTATACAGCAACTAATGACAAAGGTCAAGGCAGTATCTAGACTGTGGCAGTTCTTTGCAGAGAAAACTGGGATTTTTTCTCCCACCACTTTGTGGTAGAGCTCTTAGCTCTTAATAAAACGGCCCTGTTTAGTGGCTGCTGTTTGTTCATTATCATGTAATCCCTGAGAAGCTGAGAGGAGGGACTGCAAATATGCCACGGCCCGCACTAAGCACTGGAACAGCGCTGAGGACACGCCAGCTTCATTACATCTGCATTAAAAAGGCTCACAGAAATCAGTGCTATATTTAGTCAGGCGTATTTGAGCAGAACATAAGATGTAAAACCACCTGATCAGGGGCTGCTATCCTCTTTTGATGTCTTTATAGAGTGCTTCCTGGCCTAGGACTTAATCTAAAAGTTCagtgctttttcttttgtttcattttctatCTTTTAAAGTGCATATTCTTTGCCTCCCTAGAGCCCTAGAAACGAACAAGTACAACCACATCACGGCTACCTACTTCCTGCTGGCAGAACGGATCCTCCGGGAGAAGCAGGAGAAGGAGGTGCAGCCCCGATCCTCCAGCCCCAGCAACATCAAAGCCCATTTCAGGTACAGCCAATGGCCTTTTTTGGCACTGCTTTGCCTAAGGGCCACCCTGTAACTTCATTGCAACTGAGTACAGACTCCTCGAAAGCCTTGGACTGCTATCTCTTTCAGCTGTAATGCTCTCACAAACTGCCCAAGCGTTCTATTCCTGTTTTTTACATCATGGTTTAATTTCTGAAATGACTAAGAGTAAATCCAGAGCAAGGTTTGAAAGTGCACCTGTGCAATATCTTGATAGCTATGGTCTAATTGCTGGCACACATTTACCCCCAGATACCCTCTCCAGGGAATAGGATTCAGTTACGCCTTCCTTTCGAGAGATTGATTCTGTTGTATGTCAGAATTTGTCTCTTAATGTGCAATGAGGACAGacagcacatttctgtttgGTGTGCTGTGCAGGACTGATAAATGTGTTAGAGGGCTGTAAAATTGGTTTGAACTGACCTAGAAAAACATAGGTACTGCTTTCTGTCTGGATGGATATGAGAAAAGAACTgaataacaaatatttatttattaagactATTTTAGTTTACATCTACAGATCGTTTACTCTGAAATGTGAAGGATGGTAAATATTGGACTGGTACAGAAACATACAGGTTCTAGGCTGagatacaaaaacacaagacCTTTTGTGTGGATGAGTTCTTGATGATTGGTCCCCCTCCTGATGTGTTTATGAAAACTTAAGAACATGAACGCAACTGAGAGCTGCAGGGAATATAAGTATGACACTGTTGGGACACTGTGGATACAAACCCATTACAACGCACCTCTTTATTCACCACTGAGGCAAAAAATAGGACAGTAAGCCTCCAAGTGTTAAAGTGATCCACCATGACTCTCAATTCACTGAAACGCTTGCAGGGCAAATCAGCTCTGCCTGTTGCTAAATAccgtctctcttttttttttcttcactggtGTGCTTGtgcattttattcttcttcttcttttttttttttttgtgtgtgtgttttaagcatAGCTAGATTTTACTGCAAGTTACACATTATAGATTTCATAAAAGTAGCATGTTCAACTCAGAAAGCATGTTGTCATGGATGTGCACCTCTGTGGCTCATGGTTTAAATCTTttgcttatttcttttttttataggcaGTCATGGCCGACTAAAAACGATGTGCACCAGGACATCGAGGACAGCCTGGCGGCGTCCTCCATCTCGCACGCAGGGGGGCCACAGTCTCCAGCCCGAAGCACTGAGAACCTGCTGAATGGTCACCGTAACAAAGGGCTGCTGGATCTGAGCCGCCGGGAGGAAAGCAGCGAGGCCTGTAGCACTGCCGTTTATCCTGGCCAGTTGACCTCTCTCACCCAAGGCCCCCTAAAACCCAGCAGCACAGCTTCCCCTGCCTCAGCCTCAGCCAAGCAGCGAACATGTCTTTTCCGtgtggaggaggatgaggaggaagaggaagagcagGAGCAGGCACCACTCCCCACGCAGGTGATTTTACGGCGAAAGCCGCCGTCTGTCACTAACCGGCTGACCTCCCGGAAGAGCGCACCGGTGCTCAACCAGATATTTGAAGAGGAAGGCGAGTCTGATGACGATGACTTTAACATGAACGAGTCTGCCACCCAAGATGAGCCGCCTCAAGATGAACATTGCATCACCCGGTACTGCATCTAAGCGCTACAACCGGCGCAAGAGCCAGGGCCGTGGCTCCAGCTGCTCCAGCTCAGAGACCAGCGACGACGACTCAGAGAGCCACCGCCGCCGCCTCGATAAAGAGTCAGGCTTCACGTACTGGCACCGCAGGGACAGCAGTGAAGGCCCACCAGGTAATTCAGGGGGCAACGGAGGGGGTGGCAGTAGCGGTGGGCAGAGCAAACCTCCAGGAGAGGGTAACTCTGGACCAGACAGGGGGAGCAGTAATGGTGGAAGTGGTGGAAGTGGAAACACAGGAGAGGGAGGGGGTTCTAAAGGACAGGGAAGCCCTTCCAGCTGCTCCAGTGGCAGCAGCAACCCTACCTCGGGCTCTACACGCACTGCAGCCCGGAGCACAGGAGAACTGATGGAGAGCCTAAAGCTCATGAGTCTCTGTTTAAGCTCCCAGTTGCAGCATCGacgagcaggaggaggaggacgctTCATCATGGATCCGCAGAGTCTCTCTAGTGTAAGAGTGCAGGAAAAGTCCTCGTGGAAGATGTGCATCGGCTCCAACAGCAGCCTGGAAAAGACTCTGAATGTGGGCGGCGGGTTAATGGACCGTTACCCGGACCAAACGGCAGCCATGCTGAATGAGCTGGCACTGGCCAAGGAGAACAACCTGAACTTGAAAGCAAACGTGCTGCAGCTACCTCTGTGTGAGAAAACAATTTCAGTAAACATCCAGAGGAGCCCCAGGGACGGGCTGCTTTGTACATCGGCCCAGGCCAGCTGCTGCCAGGTCATATGATGGTGGATCACATGACCAGACTTCATAGTGCTCCTACCGCTGTATTTGTAGCATAATGATTTGAAAACTCCTGTAGCTTTGTGTGATCTTCCCCAACCTTCTGTCGTCTTAATCATTCTTacaacttatttatttttatctcaaTCTGTTTGGTTTTATGAGGTGCACACATGCTAGATTGGTTTCTGCCTCCTTGCGGGGTTGTCCTGTTTAGTCGCCCTTACTGTTTTACATTTCCTTTCCATCTCATTGGTGATGTATATTTCTTTCCACCATCTCCTCAACTGAAAAACTCTTAagatggtttacatggtttggttTCGGCCAGTCAAACAGAActgtagatttttatttaatgataaagtggaatatttaataaagataaTTAAATATGACCAAAAGTGTGACAGAGTAGCACCTGGAAGGTCGTACGAGCACTTACAAACTTAAGACTTAATGAGtgctaccaaaaaaaaaaaaaccccagctcATGTCATAAATGCAGCTCATTAGAAGGAAACTAGCATTCTGTTCTAATTAATGTAATGTATGTTTCTGATGtcttaatttaaaacaatttccaCAGAAAATCAGTTCTTCATTGAATTATGCATTTTACTTTCTAATCCTGGTTTAACTAACCACACATTAAAttaccttttatatatatatatatatataacaaataaatattattagcaACACTTAAAATGTCAGTGTTCTTAAAAATTCTGTTGAACAATCACATTTTCCTCAAGTCAAACAGGAAATTAGTCAGCAAATTAGCGTATTTTTATTCTGAGAATTGCGTATCCATAAATCGTAGAGTTTGACTTGATGATGATTATATGaagggttttcttttttccccccagataAGCCCCGTTTTCAACATAGCCTTAAGGTAAAGCAATCGAAGAAAACAAATCCGTATGATATGCTGTTCATCATCTGTGCAAATTCAGcagccaattttttttaatccaaaatgCCAATGTCCAGATAATGAAGAGAGTTCTTGTAGGGCATCGAGGACATACAGGACTGTTAACACACACTAGAGATGGCTGGAGCTTTGCTGCATTAACCATATTGATCCTTAAGGAAATCATTAACAATATTCCACAGGTTGGTCATGTCTTTAGTCCAAGTTTAGCTGGCTGGTTTCAAGAccttaataataataggaaatgAATTCCTAGATACTGCTGAGCTCCAGATCCCAGTCCAACTGTTCTGACCTCACTCACTTTGTCAAACACTTCAGTTACTGTAACTACCAGTCTCCAATAAGACTGGCCTCAGATGCCTATAGGGTATGTAAAtaagtttttaaaattttattttcttttatgttttttaaaggaCTGCTGATTTTATGTGCCATGTTAAACACAGGCTTTCGAGTGAAAGCAGTGCTGATTTGTTACCTGGCTCTAATTCCCATTTACAGCGGAAGACATAACGAGAGCTCTCATTCAGGCAATAGATAATAAAGGAACCGGCTTTTGAAAGACCATCTATAATCCTGTGTGAAGAGCTGTACAGAGTCCAGGCTGAAGCAGAGAGAGCTGTAGAAGCTGAGGCTTTTAAGGGCATTGGCAATAAGCTATAAGTTGCAGctatttgtaaatatacattttttttttttctttttttctttttaaactacAAGGTCTGTAAATAAAGGTGTAAATACAGTGCACACTCTGTAAAAGCGCAGCGTCAGCCGTCTGGTTCATAGCTGTAATATAGCTTTACTAGTCGTGAGTGTCTCCAGTAAACTAAGCAatgttgaaaaagaaaacagtgctATATTCATGATGTTGGTCTCAGACTCTGTCCTGCGATGATGTAAAACAGGTAaaatgataatgtgcatgtgttgAACGTTCAACATAACTGATCAATGGACATGGAAaggtaaaacaacaacaaagaactGCCACAAAATGTTACTGGACCAAAATTGTGTACTGACttctaaagaaaaacaacagcaaagaaGCAAAATGATTTAATGTTCTGTTGTTGAAACTTGTCCTCACaagttatatatagttatggTAATGTCCAAAAATTAAATGTTGTGGAAGATGTCTTTAAATTTGggctttgtttgtgttttcttcttcaTGCAGTATGGACCAATGTGTTCCAGCAGCAGTGTTCATTGAGATCCGCATTGACTTTAGAACATTATCTGTGCCGAACtagatcatttattttttaaatatttacatttttgttccaACACTAGTTTCCAAATTGTTTTTGGTTAGGAAGCAGCAGTTACACTTGAATCTACATGAGTATAACAGGGCACGCATGCTGCCAGACTGGATCTTCTCAAAATGCTGCAGCAATGCTTCAATATCTGGAGTTGCAAAGAAGCAGGAGTTGTAAAGACAAAAGAAGATTTACATCACATTTCATCTCTTCACCGTGAATATCAGCCCATCTAAATATCTTGTTTCTTTTAGATTATTGtatttctcctcctcttctttatGTTTACTCTGTCTGTAGGAGCTACTTTTAGCCTTTATGATTATTGTATGAAAGTGTCGCCTGAAGGTTTTCTGCTTCCTGCGGCCGGGCACGACGCTCCTGCTGTGAGAGTTCAGCCATGGCACATTCAGTGCATAGAGAGAAGTGAAACATGATGTGATGTGGCAGCTTTTGAAACGCTGCTGTTGAAATGTTTCCTATACTGATTTACTACCAGCGGCTGCTGCCAGATTTCTCGAGTGTCCCAGTGCCTTCCAAGGCCATCCGAAATTTGGACGcgtgtatgctgtgtgttccACCTTGTCCCTGTTCCCACGgagtatattaaataaattaatgctgGGAGGCGGGGATGAGCTCTGCCCTACTTAACACCACCCTGCTCTTTTCGATGCTCTTTCACACTGTCCCGTACTGTGGCCATTGAACCGCAAGTCTGAGTGTCAACAGTCAGGCTTCAGGCTGTCATTTGGTTCCTCAGACGGAGCACTGCATTACTTTCGAGTTGTATAAGACATGCACCTTAAAGTTCCTTATGCCTACACATAAATAACTAACGATGGCTCATTTCAAACACCTTTAAGAGCATGCAAATACAGGTGGTATGGGAATCGTGGTATAAATTCCCCATGTAATAAGTAGGGCAACACAGCTAGTAGGtacagaagtcctaagaggtcatgcattttattattatttttatcatttcattttCTCAATCTTCCCCACATGCCTGCACCGGTGTAATGGTTATCCATGTTGCTGCATTTAGAACATTCCTCCTGATTGGTGcttaatttttctgtgtatttggcCACATGTGCTAGAGGCTGCGTtatggataataaccataaaCGTTTGTGCCagtgggcatgtgtgtgtgtagaaaataAGTCGTAATCATGAGAAAAATTGTCATGCCCTTCTAAGACTTCCATAACTCCTGCCTACACACTTCCAGTAAATAACATGAGTTGAATGGATGTACGCTCATctgccactttaataggaacacctgcaCTTTCAGGGAGCTTTTTCATTAGGAATGAAATAAGGAACAACTTATTGGCTCATGCTAATTGTTGATGGACAGACTGAGTATTTTTCAGATTGAGAAACTGCTAATattctgggattttcacacacatcaGTGTGTACAGGCTTCACAAAAAGGTGCAGAAACAACAACCAccacaaaaacaacatgcagtgaGCAGACGTTTTGTGGGTGGAAATGCCTTGTTAACAAGAGAAGTACGAGGAAAATGACCAAAACTGGTTTGAGCTGAACGGGAAGTCTACTGGAACTCTTTACAAGCATGCTGAGGAGAAAAGCACATCAATGAATGCACAACACTTCACATGTTGAGGTGGATGAGCTGTCCAGGTTTTTGTAAAAATCTTAACCCAATTAAATAGCAAATTTGTATTTAACAAAATCCCCATTGGGAAGCACTGGGTCTGTACCCGGATTATTTCAGGCGTTGTGCTGCCACCACATGACTGGCTGATTGTACGAATGTACAGATATTCCTAATATTGGTGGACAACTTTTGAATACAGGCGAGTGAAAGGCAGGTAATGAACGCATTTAAACCTTTATAACTGTAATAGTATAGGTATTTATTTTCAGGTTACCCTGGAGTacagtgcaaacaaaatcaGTAATGTGAGAATCTGATAAGGGTAGTAAAGGCACTGCTCAGTCTTTGGTTGAACAGgagaataaatacacatattgctaagaacaagcaaaaaaaaaaaatcctttatcCTTTGTGTACATGACACAAGTACTTATGCCTGGgtcacaatataaaataataatcacctAACCGATCCAAAGGCTTCCCAATTTTTGATTTTAAGATGATCCTgtagtgtggaaaaaaaatctacatttagCCATTTAATCCACTCACAGGTCAGTTATTCAAACTGTTTAGCCAACGTCCTGTAGTTCAAGGGAGGAAACAATCTTGTCGTATAATAAATACGGAACAGTCAGCATGTTTATCTTGTCACAATCTTAGAAAAATCCTGATCAAAAACCAAAATATGTCAATATTTTTGGAGTGTTGTATATTTACAAACAGGGGTTACAACTGTATAAATGGTGCCGTGACCCAGGCACAAGTATTCGCCATGTTTCATTAGCAACTAACACCTCTTAATTCCAGCTCAATACAGTTAATAAACTGTACACAACTGTGTCTTTATAACCGATTTCCAGACAGTTATTACTATTAGATATTTCATATACAGCacatataaacaattaaatctCAAACGGTGGTTTCTGTAGCGAACATGCAGTGGTTGAGTTGCAGCTTTTTgcgctgtatatttcagcagtGTTCGAGTAGAACTTTAAGTGCATATTCATGATAGGTGACATGTAATGCTTGATTGGATACACTGTATGTAAACACCTGAGGCACTTTCAGATCTGCAGCATCAGAAGCTGTGCTACTGCTGGCCTCATTGCTCCTTGTTACTTATTGGTCTTTGATATTTCTGCTGCCTCCAGCAttttctgaaaacacacacaaaaaaaaaaaaaacaagcaaagtaTTAATACACTTACATTTCGGGTCAATCAGAGCGAGTTGTTGGCTTCTGTTTACGCTGCCGGGTCGTATTTTCTTTTAGGGGGAAATGTCACATTTGTAAGCGATGATAATGAAAAACAAGCACCGGACATAATAAGTCCCGCTTGCCATTTTGACGCGTCCTTAAAACAGCTTCTCTGAAGgtgaacattttaaatcacATGCTCTTTACAAAGTGATACACAGAACCTTATCACCGAGTGAAATCTCCTGTCCAGGCCTGGAGAATTTCAAGATGTAATTATCTTTTTCAAGATACAGCCTTTCTTTCTATCAGAGACATGTCCCAGAGTGGCACCGCCTAAGCTACAGCTAATCTATTAATTCTACTGCCTGCAAACCAGAGCAAATTAAAGCCTCAGTGAAGTAGTGTTATGTACAATTAACTTTT belongs to Silurus meridionalis isolate SWU-2019-XX chromosome 4, ASM1480568v1, whole genome shotgun sequence and includes:
- the snrka gene encoding LOW QUALITY PROTEIN: SNF-related serine/threonine-protein kinase (The sequence of the model RefSeq protein was modified relative to this genomic sequence to represent the inferred CDS: inserted 2 bases in 1 codon), whose amino-acid sequence is MAGVKRGYDGKIAGLYDLDKTLGRGHFAVVKLARHVFTGEKVAVKVIDKTKLDTVATGHLFQEVRCMKLVQHPNIVRLYEVIDTQTKLYLILELGDGGDMFDYIMKHEEGLNEELAKKYFAQIVHAISYCHRLHVVHRDLKPENVVFFEKQGLVKLTDFGFSNKFQPGKKLTTSCGSLAYSAPEILLGDEYDAPAVDIWSLGVILFMLVCGQPPFQEANDSETLTMIMDCKYTVPTHVSNACKDLINRMLQRDPKHRASLEEIESHAWLQGVDPSPATKFSTPLVSHKNLSEEEHNSIIQRMVLGDIADREAIVEALETNKYNHITATYFLLAERILREKQEKEVQPRSSSPSNIKAHFRQSWPTKNDVHQDIEDSLAASSISHAGGPQSPARSTENLLNGHRNKGLLDLSRREESSEACSTAVYPGQLTSLTQGPLKPSSTASPASASAKQRTCLFRVEEDEEEEEEQEQAPLPTQVILRRKPPSVTNRLTSRKSAPVLNQIFEEEGESDDDDFNMNEXLPPKMSRLKMNIASPGTASKRYNRRKSQGRGSSCSSSETSDDDSESHRRRLDKESGFTYWHRRDSSEGPPGNSGGNGGGGSSGGQSKPPGEGNSGPDRGSSNGGSGGSGNTGEGGGSKGQGSPSSCSSGSSNPTSGSTRTAARSTGELMESLKLMSLCLSSQLQHRRAGGGGRFIMDPQSLSSVRVQEKSSWKMCIGSNSSLEKTLNVGGGLMDRYPDQTAAMLNELALAKENNLNLKANVLQLPLCEKTISVNIQRSPRDGLLCTSAQASCCQVI